From Danaus plexippus chromosome 11, MEX_DaPlex, whole genome shotgun sequence, the proteins below share one genomic window:
- the LOC116765708 gene encoding uncharacterized protein LOC116765708 isoform X2 translates to MMAQRLFFTTRWLFCLSVLYMSVKLVRTVSVPTKEPYGIEAQAKFFQYRHLPTSEDFDQGHRQGSERHFVERHERSRPSKGLYAAKVRWGDKNGGYGEHYWDLNHAGYTDNHGDDYNGDDGSYHEEPSDAYNGPDDTGSYDSESYSDDVPQYEETGRIKRAHSKTSEQSEDGDVYEEQQRPKQRIRSKNRNRRERYEETHEDDQIEEIEPTTKSPKMKSERIIEEEGTTEVQKSNKKQKEHRYERPQQEKEKNHFVLVVNEKETEEEQSDRTRQTKQQQSEPKRFVKYEDGAGVRQHTNAEALASASAPRLFLETQTGHIVDRMTGQAYVLQPVANKYNK, encoded by the exons ATGATGGCACAACGTCTCTTCTTTACCACG AGATGGCTgttctgtctgtctgtgttaTACATGTCAGTGAAGCTCGTGAGAACTGTGTCAGTGCCTACAAAGGAGCCTTACGGCATCGAGGCGCAGGCTAAGTTTTTCCA GTATAGACACTTGCCAACATCGGAGGACTTCGACCAAGGACACCGTCAGGGCAGCGAGCGACACTTCGTCGAAAGACACGAGAGGTCCAGACCTTCTAAGGGACTGTACGCTGCTAAA GTACGGTGGGGTGATAAAAATGGTGGTTATGGGGAACATTATTGGGATCTGAACCACGCTGGTTACACTGACAACCATGGCGACGACTATAATGGAGATGATGGTTCCTATCATGAAGAACCAAGCGATGCTTACAACGGTCCTGATGATACAGGAAGCTATGACTCTGAATCATACTCTGATGATGTTCCGCAATATGAAGAAACAGGGAGAATAAAGAGGGCGCATTCAAAGACATCAGAACAAAGCGAAGATGGTGATGTCTACGAAGAACAGCAGAGACCGAAACAGAGGATACGCTCCAAAAACAGAAACCGCAGAGAAAGATACGAAGAAACACATGAAGATGATCAGATAGAAGAAATAGAACCAACGACGAAATCACCAAAAATGAAGAGCGAAAGAATTATAGAAGAAGAAGGTACGACTGAGGTCCAAAAgagtaacaaaaaacaaaaagaacatAGGTATGAACGACCTCAGCAGGAAAAGGAGAAGAATCATTTTGTTCTGGTGGTTAATGAGAAAGAGACAGAAGAAGAACAATCTGATAGAACTCgtcaaacaaaacaacaacaaagTGAACCAAAGCGATTTGTTAAATATGAAGATGGCGCTGGAGTGAGGCAACATACCAACGCTGAAGCCCTAGCATCAGCTTCAGCACCAAGACTGTTCCTAGAAACACAAACAGGACACATCGTGGACAGAATGACTGGACAGGCATACGTTCTACAACCTgtagcaaataaatataataagtaa
- the LOC116765708 gene encoding uncharacterized protein LOC116765708 isoform X1 yields the protein MMAQRLFFTTRWLFCLSVLYMSVKLVRTVSVPTKEPYGIEAQAKFFQDFFSVQLSPYKIEFGHVCEDPHTWEQRYEKKDFKNHRDMGKVRWGDKNGGYGEHYWDLNHAGYTDNHGDDYNGDDGSYHEEPSDAYNGPDDTGSYDSESYSDDVPQYEETGRIKRAHSKTSEQSEDGDVYEEQQRPKQRIRSKNRNRRERYEETHEDDQIEEIEPTTKSPKMKSERIIEEEGTTEVQKSNKKQKEHRYERPQQEKEKNHFVLVVNEKETEEEQSDRTRQTKQQQSEPKRFVKYEDGAGVRQHTNAEALASASAPRLFLETQTGHIVDRMTGQAYVLQPVANKYNK from the exons ATGATGGCACAACGTCTCTTCTTTACCACG AGATGGCTgttctgtctgtctgtgttaTACATGTCAGTGAAGCTCGTGAGAACTGTGTCAGTGCCTACAAAGGAGCCTTACGGCATCGAGGCGCAGGCTAAGTTTTTCCA GGATTTTTTCTCGGTACAGTTGAGTCCATACAAGATAGAATTCGGTCACGTTTGCGAGGATCCTCACACGTGGGAGCAAAGATACgagaaaaaagattttaagaaCCACAGGGACATGGGAAAA GTACGGTGGGGTGATAAAAATGGTGGTTATGGGGAACATTATTGGGATCTGAACCACGCTGGTTACACTGACAACCATGGCGACGACTATAATGGAGATGATGGTTCCTATCATGAAGAACCAAGCGATGCTTACAACGGTCCTGATGATACAGGAAGCTATGACTCTGAATCATACTCTGATGATGTTCCGCAATATGAAGAAACAGGGAGAATAAAGAGGGCGCATTCAAAGACATCAGAACAAAGCGAAGATGGTGATGTCTACGAAGAACAGCAGAGACCGAAACAGAGGATACGCTCCAAAAACAGAAACCGCAGAGAAAGATACGAAGAAACACATGAAGATGATCAGATAGAAGAAATAGAACCAACGACGAAATCACCAAAAATGAAGAGCGAAAGAATTATAGAAGAAGAAGGTACGACTGAGGTCCAAAAgagtaacaaaaaacaaaaagaacatAGGTATGAACGACCTCAGCAGGAAAAGGAGAAGAATCATTTTGTTCTGGTGGTTAATGAGAAAGAGACAGAAGAAGAACAATCTGATAGAACTCgtcaaacaaaacaacaacaaagTGAACCAAAGCGATTTGTTAAATATGAAGATGGCGCTGGAGTGAGGCAACATACCAACGCTGAAGCCCTAGCATCAGCTTCAGCACCAAGACTGTTCCTAGAAACACAAACAGGACACATCGTGGACAGAATGACTGGACAGGCATACGTTCTACAACCTgtagcaaataaatataataagtaa